A window from Armatimonadia bacterium encodes these proteins:
- a CDS encoding zinc-binding alcohol dehydrogenase produces MTGHYIVFETLGTAVLKPFEVPQPGPGEVLLENEFTVISAGTERANLVGLPNTSGAFPFYPGYCGLGHVIAIGDGVDKVKVGDRALANWSGHRSHALQKAAGLTVVRDDHIEALDAAFVPIAAMGLQGVRKLKLQLGESAMVIGLGLLGTFATQMAAIDGAIPVIVSDFDKRRRDLALTLGADYAFSPDEEGLADKIKELTYGKGADAIVEVTGSAVALQQALTYVAWEGRVSLLGCTRIPDANIDFYQYVHRRGVSLIGAHTMVRPKVDSYPGYWTEGDDYRTLLAFLSAGRLKVRPIISEIVSPQQAPAVYTRLAEDKHPPLGIVFDWKRIR; encoded by the coding sequence ATGACAGGACATTATATTGTCTTCGAAACGCTCGGTACGGCTGTGCTGAAGCCCTTTGAAGTCCCACAGCCCGGGCCGGGCGAGGTTCTGCTGGAAAACGAGTTCACCGTCATCAGCGCCGGCACCGAGCGAGCCAACTTGGTCGGCCTGCCGAACACCTCGGGTGCTTTCCCCTTCTACCCCGGTTACTGTGGCCTTGGGCACGTGATCGCTATCGGCGACGGCGTCGACAAGGTCAAAGTCGGCGACCGTGCCTTGGCGAACTGGTCGGGACACCGCTCCCATGCGCTGCAGAAGGCCGCCGGTCTGACCGTGGTCCGCGACGATCACATCGAAGCCCTCGACGCAGCCTTCGTCCCGATTGCCGCAATGGGCCTCCAGGGCGTCCGCAAACTCAAGCTCCAGCTGGGCGAATCCGCGATGGTGATCGGCCTCGGGCTTCTTGGCACCTTCGCCACCCAGATGGCGGCGATTGACGGGGCCATCCCGGTGATTGTCTCCGATTTCGACAAGCGCCGTCGCGACCTCGCCCTGACCCTCGGAGCGGACTACGCCTTCTCGCCCGATGAGGAGGGTCTGGCCGACAAGATCAAGGAGCTGACCTACGGCAAGGGTGCCGACGCGATCGTCGAGGTGACCGGCTCCGCAGTGGCGCTGCAGCAGGCGCTGACCTACGTGGCCTGGGAAGGTCGGGTAAGCCTCCTGGGCTGCACTCGGATCCCCGACGCCAACATCGACTTCTACCAGTACGTCCACCGGCGCGGCGTGTCGCTCATCGGAGCCCATACCATGGTGCGGCCGAAGGTGGACTCCTATCCCGGCTACTGGACTGAGGGCGACGACTACCGCACTCTCCTGGCCTTCCTTTCGGCCGGTCGGCTCAAGGTCCGGCCGATCATCTCAGAGATCGTCTCTCCCCAGCAGGCTCCGGCGGTCTACACACGCCTCGCCGAGGACAAGCACCCACCTCTCGGAATCGTCTTTGATTGGAAGCGGATACGATGA
- a CDS encoding NAD(P)H-quinone oxidoreductase: protein MHAVLIGDNRSLVWSEVPDPVPAADQILLDVHAAALNRADLMQRAGNYPPPPGWPEWMGLEVAGVVSRAPADSRWKPGDKVCALLGGGGYAERVAVPANMVLPVPEGLSMVEAAAIPEAFATSYLNLCIEGGMKAGDTVLIQAGASGLGMAAIQLVKALGGLVMTTVSTEKKARFVRELGADFVINRSTGDLGAAMEEHPVDIAMDCICGPELGRCIEKMAVGGRWIVIATLGGAKTELNMNLFFRRGLRLIGSTLRSRTSEMKGEILAGLERVLWDAFSSGKIKPVIYASLPITEAEEAHAILERRENLGKVVLTVP, encoded by the coding sequence ATGCACGCAGTTCTGATAGGCGACAACCGGTCGTTGGTCTGGAGTGAAGTCCCCGATCCCGTCCCTGCGGCCGACCAGATCCTCCTTGACGTCCATGCCGCCGCGCTGAACCGTGCCGACCTGATGCAGCGTGCCGGCAACTATCCGCCGCCGCCCGGCTGGCCCGAGTGGATGGGACTTGAGGTGGCGGGCGTAGTCAGTCGAGCACCCGCTGACAGCCGCTGGAAGCCCGGCGACAAAGTGTGCGCACTCCTGGGAGGCGGTGGGTACGCCGAACGCGTCGCTGTGCCCGCGAACATGGTCCTGCCCGTCCCCGAGGGCCTTTCGATGGTTGAGGCAGCGGCGATCCCCGAGGCCTTTGCCACCTCGTATCTGAATCTCTGCATTGAGGGAGGCATGAAGGCGGGCGATACGGTGCTCATCCAGGCCGGGGCAAGTGGTCTCGGCATGGCCGCGATTCAGCTCGTGAAAGCCCTTGGCGGCCTCGTGATGACGACAGTGAGCACGGAGAAGAAGGCCAGGTTCGTTCGCGAGTTGGGCGCCGATTTCGTCATCAACCGGTCAACCGGCGACCTCGGCGCTGCCATGGAGGAGCACCCGGTGGACATCGCGATGGACTGCATCTGCGGCCCCGAACTCGGGCGCTGCATCGAGAAGATGGCGGTCGGCGGACGCTGGATCGTCATCGCGACCCTGGGCGGCGCGAAGACGGAGTTGAACATGAACCTCTTCTTTCGGCGAGGCCTCCGGCTCATCGGCAGCACGCTGAGGAGCCGCACCTCAGAGATGAAGGGCGAGATACTGGCCGGTCTCGAGCGAGTGCTCTGGGACGCCTTCTCCTCGGGGAAGATCAAGCCGGTGATCTACGCCTCGCTGCCCATCACCGAGGCCGAAGAGGCGCACGCGATCCTCGAGCGCCGAGAGAACCTCGGCAAAGTCGTGCTGACGGTTCCGTGA
- a CDS encoding Gfo/Idh/MocA family oxidoreductase, giving the protein MTPIKIGQIGTGHEHASGKMDALRGLTEFYEVVGVVPEENPDWHSPRSYEGVPVMTEEQLFSTPGLQAVAVETNMPDLAATAIRCMERGLHMHMDKPGSETLEPFRRLIEGCRARGVAIQLGYMYRTNPAINLCFRALREGWLGDIFEVHAVMSRYDGDNYRRFLSGYPGGAMYVFGSHLIDLTVAMLGRPDNVVPFQQSTRDDGLMDNGLAVLEYPRATATIRSAITEVDGMKHRRLIVCGTKGTAEICPLEKLWDRQRLDPLHVRLTLFEDNPEYKAGTHLIDVGAMNGRYEDQLIELARIINGETENPYPYEHELVVEETLLAAAGYTVWG; this is encoded by the coding sequence ATGACCCCTATCAAGATCGGACAGATTGGCACCGGACACGAGCACGCGTCGGGCAAGATGGACGCACTCCGCGGCCTCACGGAGTTCTACGAGGTCGTCGGCGTCGTACCGGAAGAGAACCCGGACTGGCACTCGCCCAGGTCCTACGAGGGTGTGCCGGTGATGACGGAAGAGCAACTCTTCAGCACACCGGGCCTCCAGGCCGTCGCGGTCGAGACGAACATGCCGGACCTTGCTGCCACCGCCATCCGCTGCATGGAACGCGGCCTGCACATGCACATGGACAAGCCGGGCAGCGAGACCCTGGAGCCCTTCCGGCGGCTGATTGAGGGTTGCAGGGCTAGGGGAGTGGCCATCCAGCTCGGCTATATGTACCGCACCAACCCGGCGATCAACCTCTGCTTCCGGGCCTTGCGCGAGGGATGGCTCGGCGACATCTTTGAGGTCCACGCGGTCATGAGCCGCTACGATGGCGACAACTACCGCCGGTTCCTGTCGGGGTATCCCGGCGGCGCGATGTACGTCTTCGGCAGCCACCTGATCGACCTCACGGTCGCGATGCTCGGACGGCCCGACAACGTGGTGCCCTTCCAGCAGTCCACCCGCGACGACGGGCTCATGGACAACGGGCTTGCCGTGCTCGAGTACCCCCGGGCGACGGCGACCATCCGCTCCGCTATCACAGAGGTCGACGGCATGAAGCACCGCCGACTGATCGTCTGCGGAACGAAGGGCACCGCTGAGATCTGCCCGCTGGAAAAGCTCTGGGATCGGCAGCGCCTCGACCCCTTGCACGTGCGGCTGACCCTCTTCGAGGACAACCCGGAGTACAAGGCCGGCACCCACCTCATCGATGTCGGCGCCATGAACGGCCGCTATGAAGACCAACTCATCGAGCTTGCCCGGATCATCAACGGCGAGACCGAGAACCCGTACCCGTACGAGCACGAACTCGTGGTGGAGGAGACGCTCCTCGCCGCCGCCGGGTACACCGTCTGGGGATGA